The DNA sequence ctaGGGTGTCAAATGGTATGAGGACATAAATGTATTAGTTACCTTTGTGCTTTTTCGTGTTTCCTTACAGAAGCATCTTTCTTCTGCACCTTGACATCGTCTCCGAGGCTGACATCGCTCAGCGGGGACGCCGATTCGGTTTTCACCGGTGTCTCCGGCTTGCCTTCAGCTGGCTTGTCTTCCTGAGGCTTCTCTTCTTGGGGCTTCACATCGACCGTCGGTAAGGACACTATTTGAATCGCCGGTGCGGGTGACCCAGAAGCCTGGGGTGGCTTTGGCTTTTCCTCCAACTGGCTGAAATCCAGCAGGTCTTCCATATCCCCGAGGGCGGACATGATGGACTCGGCGGGAGCCACAGCGATGACGACGCCATCGATATTGAGCCTGTAGTTCTCGGAGCCGTTTTGACGCTGGTCGTAGTGCTTCTGCGCGCAGTCGGGCGCCGGCGCGGCCAGGGCCACGCTCACCAGCACGGCCGCCAGCACCACCTCGCACACCACTCGTCTGTAGTTGACCATCGCGGAAGGTGTCTGGGGGCGCACTGAACTTCGTTGGCGGCTGTGAGACCCGCTATGTATCCATTCTCCGCtgcatcttttatttatttgcccAGATAGCGGTACAGCCAGACGCAGCGACTAACCGCACGTCCCGCGTACTTGTCTAACTGGTATTAACACAACAGAATTGTGTAATAAATACGCAGGTATTATCCGTTATGTTAACAccaattaaaagttgtttacATATAATTCTTACAATACGCGAGCCTTTAATAGTTGAATTGATAAAGTCTTAATAAGAGCatgtttacattatatttttagaacaatttcAAGTTGTATAAATATAGGTGTATGGTACACTATCTTTGATGAGGCCAACGACACAACCCAATAACCCGTTAACCTTTACTATCGACCGCAAGAATTAATAGAAATGTCATGTAGCGTTAATAATTTTCGCTAATCGGTTACTTTTTATTCAtcgtaagtattttaattactttatcttCAAAGCTCTCTGCCATCTTGATTCATACAAAAGCTGTTCTgagtttattgaattaaatatatttttggattgaacttcaattcattattaaacggGGTCAGGTATACGAATACAGGTGATACCATTTTGAgagcagttttaaaatatttctgttttaaataaatccataCCAAGTTAATGATAGGTATAAATGTTGTGAATGCACCTGCCCTAGGTCAAAGCAATTCAAATCgttaaatacttgttttgtgTGGATGCACAAAAAACGTACATCTCTAGTCTGTAGGTACTTCTTTGGATATCCTAATTAGATAGGTAAACTTGGTTAGCTTTGAAAGGAGGTTAGACATCTCACATAAAAGCTTCTGAGCCGAATTTCTTCCTTTCTAACCATCATAACGAGATAATTGTACCTCGATCAATTAATGATACATTTAGCTTCGGCACAGATCGGGAGCGGTTGCCGGCAACCTGTCGCCACACGCCAATGTGATCGAGCAGCTTTCTGCTAACTGTATCTACCACCTACTTGGACCATCGTCGATCAACGGTAAACagataacattttactttatttgccCTTTTTCTGGGATAATTATTCGAGAACCTTGAAGAAAATTTTCCATTGAATAGTTGTTTAAATTGCAGTAGGTCAAAACAATCTGCTGTACCCATAAACTTTGGAGTCTcggtaatttaaaatgaataggTATGGGGTTAGTAAAGTGTAGCATCGTAGAAATccttattactttaaatatgaGAGATATGCTTAGGACGACGATAGTTCAGTTGTTTCTATAGAGGGTTCAGACTGGTAAGAAGCCCTGACTTTTTAACAAAGGGTTAAATGATTTGGAAACTTGAAGATTCTGCGGTACTTATCAATAAACAGACGTTAAAAACGTTGGGATTACATAGTGCatgtaattatgtacctacacttcggatgaatgttttaaatcaaACATAATTTCTCCGAGAGCTAGCCAACAAAACACAATCCGCTACAGAAAGTCTTTCCATTCGAGACATCTCCCACAAATCATAGTGTCAGTGGCCATTCATTTGATCTCAGTGTTAGGTCCAAGATTTCTAGACAAGAGCTCAACAAACAGGTCCAGCGCACTTTCTAGCACACTTGTTTTACGACCGTCTGACTGTCACACTTGAGGTTTTACAACGCTTTTTAATTTAGGCAACATCCCGTATGGGGCTTGTAGCATCCCACTTTTAATAATTGCTTGGAGAGATTTTGTAGAGCTGTTAGCTGAAAGGTTTTGTTATATGGATGAACTCGTTTTTGAAGAGTTAATAGGCAGATTAGGTAGTAGTAATTACTTTTGGGGATATTTTTGTTCTGGAAAACACAGGGGTAGGTATTTATcccaattcaatttaaaaagttatagcAGAAATCTTTTgaactttgataaaaaaaatagagtacGTGAGTATTTTTCAAACAGTCATCTATAATTCTAAAACCATGGcatatttattgtttagataGCTTTgcgttttttttcaaatacctaGTTATCTATAATCCCAAAACCATGGCGTGTTTACTTAGCCGTAACCGTAAAGTTCGCCTAGATATAAACTCGTTTAAGCTTTAGAAGTAGGTAAGTGCaaaattcatgtatttttatcgCCGTGACATTCTCATGCAAATCGTACTTCTTACTTGGAAGGCCGGCCATCGGCCAACGGTACCGTAGGCCGCCAAGCCACTGACTTCTATCATACATGAATTACTTAAAGAGGTAGTAAGTCTCAACTAATGTCATTGAAATGACTTGAACATATTACGGGAACTTTATCAAAGAAATTGCCGACATTTACCGCTGACCAAGAGAGCGCCTTAGTACTTAAGCTTTTCTGATATTGAAGGATAAGatattcataaataatcaattaagaaatacttgttttatgagatgttatatatgaaaatacataatGGGTTATGAAAATAATCGAAATGAGTCTGTCCGTGCCTACATACATTCACTGTATTTGCTCTCACATACTGCCAAGAAACGTAATTTCTGATTTAGAATGTTTCACAAGAAacaagtttgttttaattgggTCAAgaattaggaaaaaaaatgaaatatttttcacaaaatataaagtttattccttaaaaactaaaattcaaaCACGGCATGAaaaccacaaaatattttaggaaGACCTCTTTGTGgcacaaagtttaaaattaataaaaaaatagaattacatTGCCAACTTTCAGAAACAAACTGTCAAATAACGATATCACAAGGATATTAATATCAACTTTATTCCACAACACGTTTATTTAATCTACATCAATTTTGAGAACTATTTCATGAGTATGTCCTAagacaaaaatatcaacaaatcGAATCAGTTACTTAACTTTAGCTATGGTAGTTAGTAAAGACTTTCTCCCCTAAGGCACATAGGAAGACATTACAATGTTCAGGCACTTAATGACTAAAATTATTCCACTTATGTGTATAACAATATCTTAAAATGAGAACAATTTGAATTGTAGTATTTAACAgaaatttaacatatttttatttactagctaTATTCATTGATTACTTTAAAACATCTTTGTTGCATTGataaaatgtgcatttttattcataatataacaattatttttaataactcaaAAGACATTGAATCATGTCAAAAAAATagcaaacaattaattttacaagcatttaaaaaaagaataccaaTGAATAACCGTACTCGGAATACCgaacaataatttgaattaaaacttaCAACAGAATATCATAACAAGGTTAATATCagcaattttaacttttaattttatcactagTCAGTCCTTTATAGTACTTTCAAATAAGTTGGTTCAACAAATCTGACGCAACTCGGCTTAATTAtacaatatctttaaaaattataGCATTTATAGCTTTCCAGAATGGATGACAATAGGTTTCATTTATCACACCTAATACATAAAAAAGCCTTCAATTAGATAATATCAACAATCGGCGCTAACTGAGCTGTTTGAAACAATCTGAATACTTTCAATCAAGGCTCATTTCAAGCAGCAACTAAACTTCAATCTTCACTTATTTCAACATACAAACGTTTTACTTAGCCTCTTTTCATACGAAAATGGCTATGTTTCAATAGTGTTGGTGTATTCAGCAGCGATGTAGGTGAGCGTCTGACTAAAGAATCCGTCGTCGTGCCTCCGTCTGTGTAGCGCGGTGGTGAGGTACCTCTGTACGGCGGCCGCGCAGCCCGCCTGCCCGGCCTGGCCGCCCGCCTGCCCACCCGCCTGCCCGCCCGCGCCCGTACTGCTGCCCGTACATACGGACCGAGCCGCTACGCATAGTGATAGAGCTTGGCGCCACATGCGGGTACTCACTGGGGAGGACAGAGTATGTACAGTAGTAAATACATATACGTATGATAAATCAAGAAGAAATTATTCAGACTAAGTTTAGCTGTGTGCTTATTATTATGTACTGTTTACTTCACCATTATGCGCAGACAAACAATATCAAGCTCTGATTTAATAAGAGTGTAAAATCATGTTGTATTAATGTAAGATGAAGTCCTCATCTCTATTTTTCACTCTGATAAGATGatattttgataagatttttaatacattcataCAATTTGACTCATGTCTGATTTGGTTTGATCTATTTGATAAGAGAATTCTTTATAAGGTTCAAAAAGGATCAATGCCTATAGTTTGGCAGCACCCATACATGTATAACATAACTTACAGAAGTGCTGCATGTCCACATCGCAGTGTATGAGCAGCTGCTGTATGTTGGCGGCGGCCTCCACGGCGGGCAGCGTGTTGCCCGTCACCACCAGCGAGCCGGGAGTCACGGCCCGCTGCAGTACTGACTCTACCTCGGATGTTAGCGCCTGGAAATACACTCCTAGTTTAAGTCAGGCGCTAAACAGAGAGATGTTTCAATATGAAAGTGGATTGTATATCACAACAAATACCTGAGTATCAGGATCACCATTTGGCATCTTTTTATTGTCATCTCTTATTACATGCAGCCAGTAGGATGTGGGAATGtgctgtaaaagaaaaacaataacagCTATAAATAAAGGTTCCACTGTCAGTCCACctaaaaaaaatcaccaaacTACTTTACAAGACTTGTttcagtcagtttttttttgtagattttacgTGACATAAAGATAGACTAATAAGAGTTTATATCAGATGTAAACTTAAATAGCCAGGCATACAGCCAGTTACGTACGTTAGTATCAGCGAGCATTAATATCCTGTGTacatgcggttggtccgtagtaTCTGGAGACAGTCTGTTAACACAGTCTGGATACATCTCTGCTAGTACCACGCTGTTTTCTCCGCCCAGTCTGCGCCTGCCCTGCTCCTTAATAGCTACCCCATCCAGTTTGTCAAAGATCTGTGTTGCCACTTTGGGTTTTACACCTGGAagattagattattttattgttgggTCTTTttagtgtaattaaaaattcaataactttttgcaaaaaatatcggGACCGAGATGTTTTAGGGTTCAGAATTAAAATTCTTAGTAAGctaatgttgttaaaaaatatgatacaacTTACCTTACCACTGAATAGATAGCATGAAACATTTAAtagttgattaaatatttattaccaagGCTTGGTGCAAAAAACTGTGTTTATTTCTCAAAGCAATTGTTttcaagttatttataaaatgttttttgttttatactggTTCTTTTATGACCTATTGAATAAATATCATTACTATAGtcttacaaacataaaacatgaattgttgttcattttttatgatctccacagtaaggaatttaaatcttgtgttattaaaacatatttatttagatcTACTTGGTGAAGAAAAATTTTTAGTGTTCCCAAATTGCAACTAATACTTTTTCTccataaaatatcttatttgaaTCTCAATAGTCAAATTCAATACCAAAATGTGCAGCAGCAACTTCAAGGTCAGCATCCTCACACCACGCCAAGATTAGTTGCAGTGTTTGAAGTATGGAGCACTGCAGACGATAGAAGAATGAGCCAACTCTTATAGGTTGCCTTTTGGAACAGCCTTCACAGACCCATTGGACCCTGTAAAAGAGgttttccaagagaactcttcaaaagtccggcataaaaagtatcctatggtcaactctatttctgtaccaaatttcattaaaatcagttcagtggtttagatgtgaaagcgtaacaaacagacagacagacagacagacagatagatagatagacagacagacagatagatagatagacagacagacagatagatagacagacagacagatagatagatagacacacagatagatagacagacagatagatagatagacacatagatagatagacagacagacagagttactttcagatttataatattagtagggataatggGTTACTTAACTTATTCATCTTTAGTAGCAGTAACAGAAACAATTTTCTTGACAAATAGCTTATACTGGTGCTCGTGGAAATACAACATACAACAAGTACAACAACTgaagacaaaatataatttcattctGCAATTTCTGTACTATGAAATAGCATATGTGTGTGTTAATATTACCAAATT is a window from the Trichoplusia ni isolate ovarian cell line Hi5 chromosome 3, tn1, whole genome shotgun sequence genome containing:
- the LOC113491745 gene encoding uncharacterized protein LOC113491745 isoform X1, with the protein product MVNYRRVVCEVVLAAVLVSVALAAPAPDCAQKHYDQRQNGSENYRLNIDGVVIAVAPAESIMSALGDMEDLLDFSQLEEKPKPPQASGSPAPAIQIVSLPTVDVKPQEEKPQEDKPAEGKPETPVKTESASPLSDVSLGDDVKVQKKDASVRKHEKAQRLKNRLASLLMPLLRKARQH
- the LOC113491745 gene encoding uncharacterized protein LOC113491745 isoform X2, with translation MVNYRRVVCEVVLAAVLVSVALAAPAPDCAQKHYDQRQNGSENYRLNIDGVVIAVAPAESIMSALGDMEDLLDFSQLEEKPKPPQASGSPAPAIQIVSLPTVDVKPQEEKPQEDKPAEGKPETPVKTESASPLSDVSLGDDVKVQKKDASVRKHEKAQR
- the LOC113491746 gene encoding uncharacterized protein LOC113491746, which gives rise to MEADSTTYDSNSKTEVTEPALPFNTCPGNLQLYNELISNNGEQRLECQLVERLQGLGLMPTVVRCPTDKPDCNVICKTARVIDRVQWVCEGCSKRQPIRVGSFFYRLQCSILQTLQLILAWCEDADLEVAAAHFGVKPKVATQIFDKLDGVAIKEQGRRRLGGENSVVLAEMYPDCVNRLSPDTTDQPHVHRILMLADTNHIPTSYWLHVIRDDNKKMPNGDPDTQALTSEVESVLQRAVTPGSLVVTGNTLPAVEAAANIQQLLIHCDVDMQHFLSTRMWRQALSLCVAARSVCTGSSTGAGGQAGGQAGGQAGQAGCAAAVQRYLTTALHRRRHDDGFFSQTLTYIAAEYTNTIET